A single genomic interval of Brevibacillus brevis harbors:
- a CDS encoding DegV family protein encodes MKKKIAWVTDSTALIPDHIMEEHDIYVVPLEIIFEDGTYEDGIDLTPEQLYQKIVQANYAPKTSQPSLGKFVTLYERLKEEYECAIAVHLSSDLSGTYNTSATAAKMADFPVEPVDSKLMSYPITSIILNGIEQAKEGKGYQEIAASLREEYKKFENYILVGSLDQFYKGGRMTGLQYFIGNLLQIKPIFQIKDGLFEVYEKVRTEGKAVKRMLEQLEKAKQNYSVKRVQILHGNVLDKALELKEKIQSKYSDVEVLVGPISSTIGAHAGMGTLALAWRNE; translated from the coding sequence TTGAAGAAAAAAATTGCCTGGGTTACAGACAGTACCGCGCTCATACCTGATCACATCATGGAAGAGCATGACATCTACGTCGTTCCACTGGAGATTATCTTTGAAGATGGCACTTATGAAGACGGCATTGATTTAACACCTGAACAGCTCTATCAAAAAATTGTACAGGCCAATTATGCTCCCAAAACGTCTCAGCCTTCCTTAGGAAAATTTGTGACACTCTACGAACGATTAAAGGAAGAGTATGAATGCGCGATTGCTGTCCACCTCTCCTCTGATCTGAGTGGGACCTACAATACAAGTGCAACAGCAGCCAAGATGGCAGACTTCCCTGTCGAGCCGGTAGATTCCAAGCTAATGTCGTACCCGATTACCTCGATTATCTTAAATGGCATCGAGCAAGCGAAAGAAGGAAAAGGCTATCAGGAGATTGCTGCTTCCTTGCGCGAGGAATATAAAAAGTTTGAGAACTATATCCTGGTCGGCAGTCTCGACCAGTTTTACAAGGGCGGACGAATGACCGGACTGCAATATTTCATCGGCAATTTGCTTCAGATCAAGCCGATTTTTCAAATTAAAGATGGACTGTTTGAAGTATATGAAAAGGTCCGTACCGAAGGGAAAGCGGTCAAGCGCATGCTGGAACAGCTAGAGAAAGCCAAGCAAAATTACTCCGTGAAGCGCGTGCAGATTTTGCATGGCAACGTCTTGGACAAAGCGCTGGAATTGAAAGAGAAAATTCAGAGCAAGTACTCCGATGTCGAGGTGTTGGTTGGACCGATCAGTTCCACGATTGGAGCGCATGCTGGGATGGGGACGTTGGCGTTGGCTTGGCGGAATGAGTAA
- a CDS encoding amidohydrolase family protein has translation MKIIDAHMHLSHIEEFKRTAAEKSFVDYSVAGLLQEYAENGVVLGIGMGLTETQPDGFPDVEAVTPMGLDLTDELPPQFVYCLGINPLKLDEAAVARLEVDLLKPNVVGLKIYLGYYPFYAYDSVYDPVYALAAKYQVPVVFHTGDTYSERGLLKYSHPLTLDEVAVKHRDVNFMMAHFGDPWVLDGAEVVYKNRNMFADLSGLMVGDAANCKRLADSPLFFSHLRHAITYCDHYDKFLFGTDWPLAPVKPYIQFVKDLIPAEYHEDVFYKTALKVFPKIKPLVE, from the coding sequence TTGAAAATCATCGATGCGCACATGCATTTATCCCATATCGAGGAATTCAAGCGGACGGCGGCAGAAAAGTCGTTTGTCGATTACTCCGTCGCTGGTCTCTTGCAAGAATATGCCGAGAATGGCGTGGTCCTTGGGATAGGCATGGGCTTGACAGAGACTCAGCCGGACGGCTTTCCCGATGTGGAAGCTGTCACTCCCATGGGACTAGACCTGACAGACGAGTTGCCGCCGCAGTTCGTCTATTGCCTGGGAATCAATCCGTTAAAGCTGGATGAAGCAGCAGTGGCACGCTTGGAAGTTGACCTGCTAAAGCCCAACGTGGTTGGGCTGAAAATCTATCTGGGCTACTATCCCTTCTACGCCTATGATAGCGTCTACGATCCCGTCTATGCACTCGCAGCCAAATACCAGGTGCCTGTCGTCTTTCACACCGGCGATACGTACTCAGAACGTGGGCTCTTAAAATACTCCCACCCTCTCACACTGGACGAAGTAGCGGTAAAACATCGAGATGTCAATTTCATGATGGCCCATTTTGGCGATCCATGGGTACTCGATGGGGCAGAAGTCGTTTATAAAAACCGCAATATGTTTGCAGATCTCTCCGGCTTAATGGTCGGTGACGCAGCCAATTGCAAGCGACTCGCGGACTCCCCCCTCTTCTTTTCCCATCTGCGACACGCGATCACCTATTGTGATCATTACGACAAGTTTTTGTTCGGAACGGATTGGCCGTTGGCGCCAGTGAAGCCATATATCCAGTTTGTAAAAGACCTCATCCCAGCAGAGTATCACGAGGATGTGTTTTACAAGACAGCATTGAAGGTGTTTCCCAAAATCAAGCCTCTGGTTGAGTAG
- a CDS encoding LuxR C-terminal-related transcriptional regulator gives MTIPIVTTKLYMPPSRLKTVTRHRLIEKLNEGLNRKLTVISAPAGSGKTTLVSEWLVSGDRPFAWISMDDGDNDPARFLTYLFTALRNIDPNIGSGIFPLLHSPQPLPIELMITTLLHEIITIPNSFVLVFDDYHVLKTGPLDDAISLMLERMSPQMHLVILTREEPRLPVARLRARNQLTEVRASDLRFTYSETAEFLVNVMNLHLSSENIALLEACTEGWIAGLQLAALSMKEQIDVATFLPTFSGSHHFILDYLVEEVLTKQSASIQAFLLQTSILDRLSGPLCDAVFGQRDICSGSAQETLEFLERANLFIVPLDSERRWYRYHHLFADLLRQRLRQHSSSTIGEGERIFTELHTRASIWYEDNGLEMEAFHHAVAANDTSRAARLVEGEGMPLLFRGGVVPVLNWLESLPNTELDARPALWVMYASALLMTGQMTGVEPKLLATEEALQGLEPEVSSRDTLGHIAAIRATLAVSKHQSEIIMAEAKLALDYLHPDNLPVRTATTWSLGYAYHLQGNRSAASKAYHEALSNSEKIGHVVITMMATLGLAKLQEADNQLHLAAETYQHVRKLAGSPPLPAACEAHLGLARIFYEWNDLHTAEHHGLQSIQLAGQLEQTDRVVAAQVFLARLKLAQGDVCGAAAMIANAEHVARKNCFVMQMPPIAEAQVLILLQQDNLTAAARLAQKHDLPILQARVLLAQGDTSAALAVLEPLLEQAEAKQVEDERLKIMLLLAVVLHAQGDQAKAAQMVKDALVIAGPNDFIRSFVDEGISMKRLLYDPAVYGTMPRYIEKLLSEWKEEEPKREGGNSNPSHHADSLIEPLSERELEILQLIEKGLSNRDIAQRLFLALSTVKGHNRNIFDKLQVQRRTEAVARARQLGLL, from the coding sequence ATGACGATTCCAATTGTAACGACCAAATTGTATATGCCCCCGTCACGGTTGAAGACCGTTACCCGTCATCGACTGATCGAGAAGTTAAACGAGGGCCTAAACCGTAAACTGACGGTTATTTCAGCACCAGCAGGCTCCGGTAAAACGACACTTGTCAGTGAATGGCTCGTCAGCGGTGATCGACCCTTCGCCTGGATTTCCATGGATGATGGGGATAATGACCCTGCGCGTTTTCTAACATACCTCTTCACAGCTCTGCGAAATATTGACCCGAATATTGGATCGGGCATTTTTCCTTTGCTCCATTCTCCTCAACCTTTACCAATCGAATTGATGATCACCACTCTGCTTCATGAAATAATCACAATACCCAACTCTTTTGTTCTTGTCTTCGATGATTACCACGTTTTGAAAACGGGGCCTCTCGACGATGCCATCTCTCTCATGCTTGAACGAATGTCCCCGCAGATGCATCTGGTAATCTTGACCCGCGAGGAACCACGACTTCCGGTCGCCAGGCTACGGGCTAGGAATCAATTGACCGAAGTACGCGCCTCAGACCTGCGATTTACCTATTCGGAGACAGCGGAATTTTTAGTTAATGTCATGAATTTGCACCTGTCGTCAGAAAACATCGCCCTGCTCGAAGCCTGCACAGAAGGCTGGATTGCCGGTCTACAGTTAGCTGCTCTTTCCATGAAAGAACAAATAGATGTCGCAACCTTCCTTCCAACTTTTTCGGGCAGTCACCATTTTATACTCGACTATCTGGTGGAAGAAGTGCTTACCAAGCAATCTGCAAGCATTCAAGCATTCTTGCTGCAAACATCCATCCTCGACCGATTGTCCGGTCCTCTTTGTGACGCCGTTTTTGGCCAAAGAGACATTTGTTCAGGTTCAGCCCAGGAAACGTTAGAATTTCTCGAACGAGCCAATTTGTTTATCGTCCCGCTGGATAGCGAGCGGCGTTGGTACCGTTATCACCATCTTTTTGCTGATCTGCTGCGGCAGAGGCTCCGTCAGCATTCTTCATCGACAATAGGAGAGGGAGAGCGAATTTTCACAGAATTACATACCCGTGCAAGCATTTGGTATGAAGACAATGGTCTTGAGATGGAAGCTTTTCACCATGCAGTGGCAGCCAATGATACATCACGAGCAGCGCGACTGGTGGAGGGAGAGGGGATGCCGCTGCTCTTTCGTGGAGGGGTAGTCCCTGTACTGAACTGGCTGGAGTCATTACCAAACACGGAGTTGGATGCAAGACCAGCACTGTGGGTGATGTACGCCTCAGCTTTGCTGATGACAGGTCAAATGACTGGCGTTGAACCGAAATTGCTAGCCACAGAAGAAGCACTGCAAGGTTTGGAGCCAGAAGTCAGCTCCAGAGATACTCTTGGGCATATCGCTGCTATACGCGCCACCTTAGCTGTGAGCAAGCACCAATCAGAGATTATCATGGCCGAGGCCAAGCTAGCCTTGGATTACTTGCACCCTGACAACTTGCCTGTCCGCACAGCCACTACTTGGTCGCTGGGGTATGCCTATCACCTTCAGGGGAATCGTTCCGCAGCCAGCAAGGCTTACCATGAGGCATTGTCGAACAGTGAAAAGATTGGCCATGTCGTGATCACCATGATGGCTACGCTTGGGCTAGCGAAGCTACAGGAGGCAGATAATCAGCTCCACTTGGCGGCTGAGACTTATCAGCATGTACGAAAATTGGCTGGTTCTCCTCCCTTACCAGCTGCTTGTGAAGCGCATCTAGGCTTGGCTCGGATTTTTTATGAATGGAACGACTTGCATACAGCGGAGCATCATGGTCTACAGTCCATTCAATTAGCAGGTCAACTGGAACAGACGGACAGAGTCGTGGCAGCGCAGGTGTTTCTGGCAAGACTGAAGCTAGCACAGGGAGACGTTTGTGGAGCGGCTGCCATGATTGCAAATGCTGAGCATGTTGCTCGAAAGAATTGCTTTGTCATGCAGATGCCCCCTATTGCCGAAGCACAAGTCCTTATATTACTTCAGCAGGATAACCTGACAGCGGCAGCCCGATTGGCACAGAAGCACGACCTTCCCATACTCCAGGCTCGTGTACTTCTGGCTCAGGGAGATACGTCCGCAGCACTTGCGGTGCTCGAACCATTACTCGAGCAGGCAGAGGCTAAACAAGTAGAGGATGAACGACTCAAGATCATGCTTTTGCTAGCAGTTGTTCTGCATGCGCAGGGTGATCAAGCTAAAGCTGCGCAAATGGTGAAAGACGCTTTGGTAATAGCGGGGCCGAATGACTTTATTCGCAGTTTCGTCGACGAAGGTATCTCGATGAAAAGATTATTGTATGATCCGGCAGTCTATGGAACGATGCCACGTTATATAGAAAAGCTGCTTTCGGAATGGAAAGAGGAAGAGCCGAAAAGGGAAGGGGGCAACTCGAATCCGTCCCACCATGCTGATTCCCTGATCGAGCCACTTAGTGAGCGAGAGCTTGAAATTTTGCAGCTCATCGAAAAAGGATTATCGAATCGTGACATTGCCCAGCGGCTGTTTCTTGCACTAAGCACGGTGAAAGGGCATAACCGGAATATCTTTGACAAGCTACAGGTACAGCGGCGTACAGAAGCAGTCGCACGGGCTCGCCAGCTAGGCTTGTTGTAA
- a CDS encoding NAD(P)-dependent alcohol dehydrogenase, whose amino-acid sequence MRAVICTKYGSPDVLELREVEKPMPKDNEILVNVHATTVTSGDCRIRAFKSPFLLWIPMRLVLGLTKPRNPILGVELSGEVEAIGKHVKRFKKGDQVYALSGMRCGAHAEYICLHENAIVGVKPTNVTHEEAAAIPFGGTTALHFFRKGKLQKGQKVLIYGASGSVGTSAVQLAKYFGAEVTAVCSSANFDLVKSLGADTVIDYTKEDFTKKEERYDIVFDAVGKATKSECVRVLTPNGIFLTVDGQGIAKVRTEDLDFLKELTEEGQMKAVIDRYYSLEQIPEAHRYVETGRKKGNVVIKIRT is encoded by the coding sequence ATGAGAGCCGTGATATGCACGAAATACGGATCGCCAGACGTTTTGGAGCTAAGAGAAGTAGAGAAGCCTATGCCTAAGGATAATGAAATCCTGGTAAACGTTCATGCAACCACTGTTACATCAGGAGACTGCAGAATACGGGCCTTCAAAAGTCCGTTTTTGCTCTGGATTCCCATGCGCCTCGTGCTCGGTCTCACAAAACCGAGAAACCCTATTCTCGGTGTAGAGCTATCTGGGGAAGTCGAAGCGATTGGAAAACATGTCAAACGATTTAAAAAAGGCGACCAAGTCTATGCATTAAGCGGGATGCGATGCGGTGCGCATGCGGAGTACATCTGTCTGCATGAAAACGCAATCGTGGGGGTAAAGCCGACCAATGTAACACATGAAGAAGCCGCCGCGATTCCTTTTGGGGGAACGACCGCCTTGCATTTTTTTCGAAAAGGAAAGCTTCAAAAGGGGCAAAAAGTGCTGATCTACGGAGCTTCTGGATCAGTAGGGACCTCCGCGGTACAGCTTGCCAAGTACTTTGGGGCTGAGGTGACAGCGGTATGTAGTTCTGCCAATTTTGATTTGGTGAAATCGTTGGGAGCCGATACCGTCATTGATTACACGAAAGAGGATTTTACGAAAAAAGAAGAACGGTATGACATTGTATTTGATGCGGTTGGGAAAGCAACGAAATCGGAGTGCGTAAGAGTACTGACACCAAACGGGATATTCCTGACAGTGGATGGGCAAGGGATTGCAAAGGTGCGGACGGAGGATTTGGATTTTCTTAAAGAGTTGACGGAGGAAGGGCAGATGAAAGCGGTTATTGATAGGTATTATTCGCTGGAACAAATACCGGAGGCACACAGGTATGTGGAGACAGGGCGGAAGAAGGGGAATGTCGTGATCAAGATTAGAACATGA
- a CDS encoding GNAT family N-acetyltransferase, with protein sequence MEASISIVTYRPELAAAVADMWNASRDSWGGGNSITTAEQIRQEEAASDAITVYLAMEGETVVGYCSLAEYREDTGALYIPLLNVRPDYHGKKVGRMLLSCALEKTIELGWPRLDLYTWAGNTKAVPLYKKFGFFWEDRDDATHLMNMIPYVLRTEAIAHYFEELDWYQDSTREIIVEPDGRKENGFDYFTYSWAKGGKSLRVEFERRGRGMRLIETEDYLVSAEVEKLELVFGREYQIHYRIINKSGKPLQISLNGQPSDTIRFDYQNELTVTGETTLSATFFVDPITEEQSIWRTHPRVCTHLLINGKAALFEVGILPKFPATLSLHVPGLSYPGQTKLFYLDVENNFAEETEFSFELPACSFFGLQEQRHTMKLSGKERMSLPLNANLYEHGFYEANVQVEAKLADGKSVSFAKKIGAAFTGLGAMVSGETEQAWQVHHGRHTLYLNKEDNEMTVVGGTGGEPTNLLYPKLGKPFSSEFSKKRAEKVEFIAEKGAIGIRATYRSGAYPQIALISNTLLFGDGTVEHRLEIENRSADKLTAELWLNQGFHHSFHRPIVPYQGRYVETPSSYGSDMDYWNAELVSENWLFTQDETAPWGMCWPPEYRFDIQGWYVTLETNLGMLAPHEKKSFGPFHFSHGGYADWKEFRAFARKEPMPADLNLTSHLELSANGQNPFVTSEELDVQVKEYKQQYLDGELTASLLSKTASEQTQSFAEDEEETESGFSFKTPEKPYDLVQVEGRFATHVSHLQSVIFPIGQGKVIQEQTVEEGQQVYIADNGRLRIKAAPDFAPTLYSLTSNGQEWLDSAFPERKPKSWWNPWTGGIGNYMEELSAFSLVKEERTASFVELIDNKQNAWQGIKVSYHVKKQEKYRGLTCHQYYLLLPGVPVLCHTVAIEQNTGTYFAGKELATDIFLQSGTEDEAVWLKTVGTNGEELNYKLAQGELDVLEVSDYVLGRANSKDQMHIVTDLETADLQVYANKEVAVASVIRELNLPNNSTTFTPPVFFLFADNALPSNALSDLRAIRFAK encoded by the coding sequence ATGGAAGCATCAATTTCAATTGTCACCTACCGCCCTGAGTTGGCCGCAGCGGTTGCAGATATGTGGAATGCCAGCCGAGATAGCTGGGGAGGCGGAAATTCGATTACGACAGCCGAACAAATCAGGCAAGAAGAAGCAGCCTCTGACGCTATTACTGTCTATCTCGCCATGGAAGGTGAAACGGTCGTTGGTTATTGCAGCCTGGCCGAATATCGCGAAGATACCGGTGCCCTCTACATCCCGTTGCTCAATGTACGTCCCGACTATCACGGAAAAAAGGTCGGCCGGATGCTACTTTCATGCGCACTGGAGAAAACGATTGAGCTCGGCTGGCCGCGGCTCGATCTGTATACGTGGGCAGGAAACACGAAGGCTGTTCCCTTGTATAAGAAGTTTGGATTTTTCTGGGAAGACCGGGACGACGCCACCCATCTGATGAACATGATTCCTTACGTGCTCCGTACCGAAGCAATCGCCCACTATTTTGAGGAGCTTGACTGGTACCAGGACTCCACGCGGGAGATCATCGTAGAGCCGGATGGTCGCAAGGAAAACGGCTTTGATTACTTTACATACTCCTGGGCAAAAGGAGGCAAGAGCTTGCGCGTGGAGTTTGAGCGGCGGGGTCGAGGCATGCGCCTCATCGAGACGGAAGATTATCTCGTGTCTGCCGAAGTGGAAAAGTTGGAGTTGGTCTTTGGACGGGAATATCAAATTCACTACCGGATCATCAACAAATCGGGCAAGCCGTTACAGATTTCATTAAACGGGCAACCGAGCGACACGATCCGCTTTGATTATCAAAACGAGCTGACAGTGACAGGTGAAACCACGCTGTCTGCAACCTTTTTTGTCGATCCAATCACAGAAGAACAAAGCATCTGGCGCACCCATCCGCGCGTTTGTACCCACCTGCTGATCAACGGCAAGGCAGCTCTGTTTGAGGTCGGAATCCTTCCTAAGTTTCCTGCTACCCTTTCCTTACATGTACCTGGCCTCTCCTATCCGGGACAGACAAAGCTGTTTTATTTGGACGTGGAGAACAACTTTGCGGAAGAAACCGAATTTTCATTCGAGCTGCCTGCTTGCTCATTCTTTGGCTTACAAGAGCAACGCCACACTATGAAACTGTCTGGCAAAGAGCGCATGTCGCTTCCGCTTAACGCTAATCTGTATGAACACGGCTTTTACGAAGCCAACGTGCAGGTGGAGGCAAAGCTTGCAGATGGCAAATCGGTTTCTTTTGCCAAAAAAATCGGAGCTGCCTTTACGGGACTTGGTGCGATGGTGTCGGGAGAAACGGAACAAGCTTGGCAAGTTCACCATGGTCGCCATACGCTCTACTTGAACAAAGAAGATAATGAGATGACCGTTGTCGGCGGGACAGGCGGGGAGCCAACCAACCTCCTCTATCCCAAGCTCGGAAAACCGTTTTCCAGCGAGTTCTCGAAGAAGCGTGCCGAGAAAGTTGAGTTTATCGCAGAAAAAGGAGCCATCGGCATCCGGGCGACGTATCGCTCCGGGGCATACCCGCAAATTGCCCTGATCAGTAATACGCTCCTGTTCGGAGATGGCACTGTAGAACACCGATTGGAGATCGAAAACCGCTCTGCTGACAAGCTGACTGCTGAGCTGTGGCTAAACCAAGGCTTTCATCACAGTTTTCATCGCCCTATTGTGCCGTACCAAGGCCGTTATGTTGAAACACCATCCTCCTATGGCAGCGATATGGATTATTGGAATGCTGAGTTAGTCAGTGAAAACTGGCTGTTTACACAGGATGAAACGGCCCCATGGGGAATGTGCTGGCCTCCTGAATACCGTTTTGACATTCAAGGCTGGTACGTCACACTTGAAACCAATCTCGGCATGCTTGCTCCACATGAAAAAAAATCGTTTGGTCCCTTCCACTTCTCGCATGGGGGCTATGCTGACTGGAAAGAGTTCCGTGCCTTTGCCCGTAAAGAACCTATGCCAGCAGATCTGAACTTGACGTCTCACCTGGAATTGAGTGCCAATGGGCAAAATCCGTTTGTCACAAGCGAGGAACTGGATGTACAGGTGAAAGAATACAAGCAGCAGTACTTGGACGGAGAACTGACCGCATCTCTTTTGAGCAAGACAGCTTCCGAACAAACGCAGAGCTTTGCAGAAGATGAGGAAGAAACGGAATCTGGCTTCTCCTTCAAAACGCCGGAAAAACCATATGACCTCGTGCAAGTAGAGGGACGTTTTGCCACGCATGTGTCGCATTTGCAGAGCGTGATTTTCCCAATCGGTCAAGGCAAGGTCATACAGGAGCAAACAGTGGAAGAGGGACAGCAGGTCTATATCGCCGACAATGGACGATTGCGGATCAAAGCCGCTCCAGATTTTGCTCCGACACTCTACTCGCTTACAAGTAATGGACAGGAGTGGCTGGATAGCGCCTTCCCAGAACGGAAGCCGAAATCTTGGTGGAATCCGTGGACAGGTGGAATCGGCAACTATATGGAAGAGTTAAGCGCGTTTTCTCTGGTTAAGGAAGAGCGTACTGCTTCCTTTGTTGAGCTAATCGACAACAAGCAAAATGCGTGGCAAGGAATCAAGGTGAGCTACCATGTGAAAAAGCAGGAGAAGTATCGCGGGTTGACTTGTCACCAGTATTACTTGCTGTTGCCAGGAGTACCTGTCCTCTGTCATACAGTAGCGATCGAGCAAAATACCGGAACGTACTTTGCTGGCAAGGAATTAGCTACTGACATCTTTTTGCAGTCAGGAACCGAGGACGAGGCGGTATGGCTGAAAACCGTCGGTACGAATGGCGAGGAGCTCAACTACAAGCTGGCACAAGGTGAATTGGATGTCCTTGAAGTCTCCGATTATGTCCTCGGGCGAGCTAACAGCAAGGATCAGATGCATATCGTTACTGACCTCGAAACGGCGGACCTCCAAGTATACGCAAACAAGGAAGTCGCCGTAGCGTCTGTCATTCGCGAACTGAATCTGCCAAACAACAGCACTACCTTTACTCCGCCTGTCTTTTTCCTGTTTGCCGACAACGCGCTTCCATCCAATGCCTTATCTGACTTACGGGCGATTCGCTTTGCCAAATAA
- a CDS encoding GDSL-type esterase/lipase family protein, whose amino-acid sequence MVQRWVSIFLSAAILSALVACGAADDKGQTQLATTQAPAGSVQELFGSSLFVGDSIIGGLTNDDLLPEANVMGGLGATVQSTLDNIEEITSRKPSHVFLSMGQNDLDEPSEEAKKTFVQKYTQLVDRIRELLPATRVYVLSITPVDAASPFGASMNPQIESFNAALQKMAKEKGIDYIDLAPLFQQHKIQYDEDGSHFTNAFYPILLSYLKERTDLANQACGPAITDTNEAYKTAFKHSVFLGDSILGALSYLNKVDTANVIAPSGATLSLALMNVEKLASRAPEHVFILLGSNDITLSDKQEFVKSYRQLIDSIRNKLPKAKLHILSIPPVAEETRKQVPQYANITDFNQALEQLADEVKVDYVDLSPVFAANKIQYADNGVHFKPHFYPLLLDYLKGLVQ is encoded by the coding sequence ATGGTACAACGATGGGTAAGTATTTTTCTGTCAGCGGCGATACTATCGGCCCTCGTCGCCTGTGGTGCAGCCGACGACAAGGGGCAGACTCAGCTCGCTACGACGCAGGCGCCCGCAGGCAGCGTTCAGGAGTTGTTTGGCAGCAGCTTGTTCGTAGGCGACTCCATTATCGGAGGACTGACGAACGATGACCTGCTGCCTGAAGCGAACGTTATGGGGGGATTGGGTGCAACGGTCCAATCTACACTGGACAACATCGAAGAGATCACGAGCCGCAAGCCGTCGCATGTGTTCCTATCAATGGGACAGAACGATCTCGATGAACCGTCCGAGGAAGCGAAGAAGACGTTCGTACAGAAATACACTCAACTGGTCGATCGTATAAGGGAACTGCTGCCTGCGACGCGTGTCTACGTGCTGTCGATTACGCCGGTAGATGCCGCATCACCGTTCGGTGCGTCCATGAACCCGCAGATCGAATCATTCAACGCAGCCCTGCAAAAGATGGCGAAGGAGAAGGGAATAGACTACATTGACCTTGCCCCCCTTTTCCAACAGCACAAGATTCAATACGATGAAGACGGCTCTCATTTCACGAACGCATTCTACCCAATCCTGCTGAGCTATTTAAAGGAGCGAACGGATCTGGCCAATCAGGCGTGCGGTCCGGCAATCACCGATACGAACGAAGCCTACAAAACAGCGTTCAAGCACAGTGTTTTCCTGGGGGATTCCATCCTGGGGGCGTTGTCCTATCTGAACAAAGTGGATACGGCGAATGTCATCGCCCCGAGCGGCGCGACGCTCTCTCTCGCACTCATGAATGTCGAGAAACTCGCCAGCCGGGCGCCAGAGCATGTATTCATTCTGCTGGGCAGCAATGACATTACATTGTCGGACAAGCAGGAATTCGTCAAGAGCTATCGCCAACTGATCGACAGCATCCGGAACAAGCTGCCGAAGGCCAAGCTCCACATCCTCTCGATCCCGCCAGTCGCCGAGGAAACCCGGAAGCAAGTGCCGCAGTATGCGAACATCACGGACTTCAACCAAGCGCTTGAACAGTTGGCCGATGAAGTCAAAGTCGATTACGTGGACTTGTCACCCGTCTTCGCCGCCAACAAAATCCAATACGCGGACAACGGCGTTCACTTCAAACCACATTTCTATCCGCTGCTCCTGGACTACTTGAAGGGGCTTGTACAGTAA
- a CDS encoding metallophosphoesterase family protein, with translation MKRKLIIGDIHGYFHVLKQLLEKVNYRPIQDQVIFIGDYISRGPESLKVVSEIKRMVEEEGAIALMGNHEYSLIEFLDSRNPSFDLFFLHQMGGMNAIESFLQGVDDSVFNDIELVKRTLKVERKEEIDFINHLPYYFEDEGHIFVHAGVCSGNWRETTPSDFVWIGEDFIESPTGIDKVVVFGHTPTSRIKSNPEPNQIWYSTEGDKIGIDGGCGYSGGQLNALEINTEGYRSHFVKC, from the coding sequence ATGAAAAGGAAACTTATTATTGGTGATATCCATGGATATTTTCATGTACTTAAACAGCTACTGGAAAAAGTAAATTATAGGCCTATACAGGACCAAGTTATTTTTATTGGAGATTATATAAGTAGAGGACCTGAATCTCTAAAAGTTGTTTCAGAGATAAAAAGAATGGTAGAGGAGGAAGGTGCAATTGCTTTAATGGGTAATCATGAATATTCTCTGATTGAATTTTTAGACTCTCGGAACCCTTCCTTTGATTTATTTTTTCTACATCAAATGGGTGGGATGAACGCAATAGAAAGTTTTCTTCAAGGTGTTGATGATTCCGTTTTTAACGATATAGAGCTTGTTAAAAGAACACTCAAAGTAGAGCGCAAAGAAGAAATTGATTTTATCAATCATTTACCTTATTACTTTGAAGACGAAGGACACATTTTTGTACACGCAGGAGTTTGTTCAGGGAATTGGCGAGAAACAACACCATCTGATTTTGTCTGGATAGGTGAGGATTTTATAGAAAGTCCAACAGGCATTGACAAAGTTGTGGTATTTGGACATACCCCAACTTCTAGAATAAAATCGAATCCAGAACCCAATCAAATTTGGTATTCAACAGAAGGTGATAAAATAGGAATAGATGGTGGGTGTGGCTATTCTGGTGGGCAACTAAATGCGTTGGAAATCAATACGGAAGGATACAGGAGCCACTTTGTAAAATGCTAA